The Cygnus olor isolate bCygOlo1 chromosome 22, bCygOlo1.pri.v2, whole genome shotgun sequence DNA window TCTCAGCCTGAGCCTCTTCATCCCCCGGAGCTCTGCAAGGACAGGAGCACAGTGAGGGCAGCTGGGACCAGTAGCCCGTCCCATGGGGCATAAGGGATGCTGAGGAAGGTGCCCAGGAGCACAAACTGCTGTTTTCCCACCCGGGAGCTGTGCAGCGGGGCGTCCCAGCGTGCTGGGCACCAGGCACCCAAAGCGATGCTCGCAGGGGGCACCCATCCCACCCGGGATGCTCCTGGGATGAGCTGGGCACGGGGCAGAGATTCAGGGATGCTGCCCTCACTCACCTGGGCTTCTGGTTAAAACTGCAcctgcacctcctgcctgcAAGAGGAGAGAAACACCGTCAGCGTGGCCAAGTGGGACTGGGACACGGCCTTTCCCGAcggctgccccagccctcccccgagccctgctccccagctcacTGAGGATAAGCAGGATGCCAACGGTGAACAGGACCACGGCAAACACCAGCCCGCCGATCCTCAGGCTTTGGTAATCTGCGGGAGGAGACAGAGAGACCCGTTTCTGCCAGGTTCAGGGGAGGGACAGCATCTTCTGCTCCCCATGGCACACACGTGCACATCCCTGCCGGCATGGCGACGCTCACCGTAGTTAAAGGggtcttcctccttctcctgggTGCCCACTGGAAATAAGCAGACAAAGAGTGTAAGGCGAGCACACTGTGGTGTGAGCAAGCCTCCCGGCTCAGcccctgcacccagcacagccctcctgctccatggcagggctctgtgctgccctACGCCACCCCCCTCTGACCCAGCAATTGCCCCAGCAggtttctgctgtgttttctggcACCCAGAGGCACCGGTACCCACCATCTGCCATGGCCGCCGGCACCAGCAGGGAGCACAGGACGATCAGCGCCGCGTCCATGGCTGCTGCGAGAGAGGGGAGAGCGGGGTCAGCACCTGCAGGAGATGGGGCACCAGGGCGCATGGGGAGGGCTGCGGGCAATGTGTGCGGGCAACTGCGAGGGAGAAGCCctgggctgagcccccccctgCCAccagtggggatggggagaatGAGAAACACCTGGCAGCCCCAACCCCGGGTGCCACAGCTGTGCCCCGGCCACCCCAGGCCACTGAGGCTCATGGGGGGCAAAGGATGTGCTGGGAAGGGCTGCGGCAGGCAGGCAGACCGTCATTTTGTGCGGACCTGTGCTGTATTTTGAGCAGCCTCTGTGCtgccggggctgcagcaggaccccCGAGGCGCTGGCCCTGCCCGTGGCACAGCTGTCAGCACCGGCTCAAGGTTGTGCCGCACGCGATGGGGTGAGCACGGGGGCTGCGATCTCCCCATCAAGGTCAAGGCTGCGTCCTTCACTCGAAACATGTTCTAATTTATCCCAATTAGCATAGCAATTACCTTCCTACAATGAGGCCTGTGACCCTTGACAGCTAGCTCGTGGCTGCACtcgccccccagctccctgcgcTCACCTGCGGCAGCAAGGAGGGCCCGTAAATAACCCGGGTCCTGCCTGACGGCGCAGCCTGTCCCCGTCCCTTCGCCAGCACCGACTTGCTGTGCCTTGCGCGGGgccaggaggtgctgagcaTTGCCCTCCAGACTTCTGGGGGACACTGAGGACCCACAGCCCCACAGGGGCTCAGGAAACACAGAGCTGCCAAGGCAGCTCCCTGCACCCCTGGGCGCTGCCGTGGCCTCGGCTCCATGGATGCAGCTCCTGCGAGGGACCGAGACCAGGAGGGCAGAGGTAGGTCTGGCCCTGCCTCCCCGACCACCTGCAGCCGCTCACCTGTGTGTTTGTCTGCGTTTTGTGGCTGCCAGGTGGTCACCAAGCCCCCAACGGTGCGGCTTCACTGCGCTCTTGCTTCCCACCGAGAAGCCGGGGAGTGTCAGGGGGGCACCCGCGGGTGCAAAGCGCAGAGGGGCCACCACTCTGTGTGCTGGGGGACACGGAGCAGGGGCCACCCTCCAGCACCGGGGTGGGCCCGGGGCCAGCTCCGTGCGCACGGTGCTGGGCGCGGTGGCCATACATGGTGTGGGGCACGGGCAGACATGCGGAGGGCTCGCTGCTGGCGCGGGCAGGACGGGGTTATCGGGGCCCTGCGCGGCACCGATAGCACCGCACGCTGCTGAGCCGCTGCAGCTGCCGTGCTGGATGAGCTCCGATAAGGAAGGGGCCCTCGACAGCAGGAATTCAGGGAGCTGGCGGATGCGGATCCCTTCAGCCCCTCCAGAGCCTGACCCAAGCTCTGTCCCAGCCCCCCCGGCTGTCTGAGGGGAGGCAGGCAGCTCGGGCTCCATGGGCACCAGGGTCCCCCGGACCCTCTGTGGTCCCCATCGCACTGTTTGAGGACCCCCAGGAGCCCTGCAGGacccccaccagccctgcccacCTTGGaagcagcccccggccccgccgaggcAGGGAACGCGTTTCCACAACCCCATTTATTCACCGTACCGAGTCGCTTCCCATGATAATTCAtgtccttccctccctttccgTGTCCTGTCATTTTGAAGCGAATGTGCTTTATCTGAACGCTGGAGGCCTTCAtttcccctgcctgcagctgccgcTGCCATTGtgcggcgcggggctgcgctGCCGCCGGAGCGTGCCGctggctgcctctgcccagACAATCCCCCTCGCTCGCCCAGGCACGTAATGCTGGATAATTACCAGGTTTTAGAAACGCCTACAAAGAGCCCAACAGCTGGTGGTACAGTAACTTCTGGTTGCACATTTTCCTACGGCCCTTATCTCACGTCCTTTAACTGTTTTCTGCCCGGGCGGCCCGTGCCAAGCCAGGCACCACCTGGCAGCAGGCTGTGCGCGCACCGAggtgccgtgccgagccggggGCCAGGCGCAGGCACTGTTGTCAGTCCTCTGCTCGCTTTTTGGCTTCTCGAGCTCAGTGCAGCCGAGCTGAGCTTTTCGCCAAGCCAAGCGCACAGCACACAtatgttctttgttttgctaACTCGGTTCTTGCAGCTCACACACTTCTGCACGCTAAAACTTAGCTCCACGCGAGCTAACCGTCGGGCCTGGCAGTGTCCTcgccagaaaaacaaacacagcattcTGGAGTGCAGATGAGCCAGCTTCTCCTCCAAGGCAGCATATGCTTTGTGAAACGTCACAGGTTTTTGGGGTTGTTTCAAGCTGGCccacccactttttttttttttttttttttgtgaagctgAAGCAAAGCgagaaaagcaaacactgcACGGGGTTTGCCTTCAGCCTGAAGTGCTCGGGGCGCGGAGCCGCTGCTCGTGGCCGAACCCCGCTGTGCcccagcagagaggcagcaggacagcaggcaCTGCACAAGGGGTGGCTgcacggccccgctccccggcacGCGGCACTGCGTCCCCCCCATTACTGACCCCAAGTTTGCAGCTGCCAAACAAAGCACCAAGGCGCCCGTACAAACCACTGTGACCGGGGAGCACGGCGCTCGGCACGTGACTTGaatcaaaacatgtttttttcctcttaaaactGTGATCGGCTGTAAAGCGGGGAGGCAGAGCGGCACAGGAAGTGGGGCAGCGGTGCCCAGGGCTCTCCTGCCCTCCCGCCTTGGCCCAGTCAGCAGTTTtaatggggaaaacaaaatattgccCCCCCCTCCAATCCCCTATCCCCACCCCTATGGGGCCAGCAGTGCTCCAGGGGCTCAGCCGAGCTCTGCAGGCTGGGGCATCCTCAGCTTTTGGCAGCAGCGGGGCTCTgcccggggcagggggagacACGAGGTGCTCTTGTGAGCCCGGCGGTATATGAGGACGCagatggggcaggaggaggacaCCAGGCATTTGGGTGAggctcccagggctgggagcagctcacAGGCACCGGAGCTGGCCGGAGGCTTCCCCGCCATGCTTCCTCCTCGCCgagcctgcagccagcctgcctcGCTCCATGCGGGGCACAGCCACTGCCCGCAGCCTCCTGCTTCTGGAGAACCCCTCCTCGCCATTCTGCACGTCGTCTGGGCACTGCCCGCgtgtgtgctgtgtgtgtgagggggaGAAGATGGGGGAAATCCAGGCAGAGGGACCCGGTCCCTCCTGATGAGCTCTCCGAAGCACTGCAAATCGCGCCAGAGCAAGGCAGGTGAATTTGTAATGGTCTTGCATCTTGAAGCaccctttccctttccattgTTTTGCATAGATCAGCCCTGTCAAGTCTCAGCGATCACAGCCTAACGCTGGGCAGCCTCCTTCCGTCAGGAGCCCCGAGGGCACCTCCTGGAGATCAGACCCAGTTAAAATCTCCAGTTTCTGTGCAAAGCCCCCAAGACCATGGCAGCAGCGCTCGGTTGCCTGGAGCGTTGAGGAGTGTGCATGTGTGAATGGACATTTCCAGCTACGCATCGATGTGCTCTTCTGCCATTTCACGTCAGCATCAATCTGGCTATTAATGTGCCTGTTGTTGTGCCTCGCTCCTAAATGAGAGGGAAGGAGGATTTTCTGCCCCCACCATGCCAACGCGGACAGCGCTTCCCAGATTTGCTGCCGATTCAAAGGCTGGCCAGGTAGAAGACACAACTGACCCGACTAACATCAGGTTATCTCTCGTGCATCTGGGGCACCGCCCCAAGGCGGAGGATATTCAAAGAAAACCCCAGGAACCCAAActtcagccctgctctggctgAACGAGACTCATGCAGACCCCCAGGGACCCGCCCTGACCTCACACAAACACACGATCATAGGGGATCACTGAACACAGCTAACCAAGGCTCTGCCCGCACCCCGTGCTCCATCCCTCACCCACACCTCGGTGCCGAACTTGCCTCCTGGAGGGTTTCTTCCAGCCCCGGGGCGGTTTGCCccaaagcatcagggactgcTGGACAAATCCACGTGCCTGTTACGGGGCTCGCTCGCAGCCCCCAGCACGCTGAGCCGTTTCCCCAGGCGACAGGAGCGGGCTCGCCAGCAGCTCCGCTCGCCCTGCGTTTGAGAGCAGCCTCCAGCGCAGTGAGGCTGCTAATGGCTGCCGGCAGGGAAagccctcagccccagctgagCAACAGCCGCCTCCTCCCGCCTGCTGGCTCCTCGTTTGCTTAGATCAGCAGGTGCCATAAAGCTCCAGTTTGCAAATGTCCCTGCCCGGTGCCGCGGCACACCCGGCTGGAGCCCAGGCTCCACTCGCCGAGCTGGGGAGTCGAGGCAGAGGTGACTTGGTGGCTCCCGGTGGTTAGAGAAGTCCGGATCGCCACCAAGCACCGCAAGAACAGCCCAAGAGAACTATTCCAAGCTCCCATGCAACCACAATGCTCCCACCATCCGCTGAGCATCAAATAAGGGGTGTTTTCTCCGGGGTGACCTGCTCCTGGATGCTGTTCCCACCAGGAACCACCACCGCCGAGCACCACGAGGGGCAGCCGGGGCACGGCCACCCCGCAGGACGTCCCCACACACCCTGGTGCCCT harbors:
- the FXYD6 gene encoding FXYD domain-containing ion transport regulator 6 isoform X6: MVGTGEGAAPRRQRLGDVAMDAALIVLCSLLVPAAMADVGTQEKEEDPFNYDYQSLRIGGLVFAVVLFTVGILLILSRRCRCSFNQKPRAPGDEEAQAENLIASNATGAQKAEN
- the FXYD6 gene encoding FXYD domain-containing ion transport regulator 6 isoform X3, encoding MKASSVQIKHIRFKMTGHGKGGKDMNYHGKRLAAMDAALIVLCSLLVPAAMADVGTQEKEEDPFNYDYQSLRIGGLVFAVVLFTVGILLILSRRCRCSFNQKPRAPGDEEAQAENLIASNATGAQKAEN
- the FXYD6 gene encoding FXYD domain-containing ion transport regulator 6 isoform X7, encoding MDAALIVLCSLLVPAAMADVGTQEKEEDPFNYDYQSLRIGGLVFAVVLFTVGILLILSRRCRCSFNQKPRAPGDEEAQAENLIASNATGAQKAEN
- the FXYD6 gene encoding FXYD domain-containing ion transport regulator 6 isoform X5, which produces MVGTGEGAAPRRQRLGDVAAMDAALIVLCSLLVPAAMADVGTQEKEEDPFNYDYQSLRIGGLVFAVVLFTVGILLILSRRCRCSFNQKPRAPGDEEAQAENLIASNATGAQKAEN
- the FXYD6 gene encoding FXYD domain-containing ion transport regulator 6 isoform X4, coding for MDAALIVLCSLLVPAAMADVGTQEKEEDPFNYDYQSLRIGGLVFAVVLFTVGILLILSELGSRARGRAGAAVGKGRVPVPLGHADGVSLLLQAGGAGAVLTRSPELRGMKRLRLRT
- the FXYD6 gene encoding FXYD domain-containing ion transport regulator 6 isoform X1: MKASSVQIKHIRFKMTGHGKGGKDMNYHGKRLAAMDAALIVLCSLLVPAAMADVGTQEKEEDPFNYDYQSLRIGGLVFAVVLFTVGILLILSELGSRARGRAGAAVGKGRVPVPLGHADGVSLLLQAGGAGAVLTRSPELRGMKRLRLRT
- the FXYD6 gene encoding FXYD domain-containing ion transport regulator 6 isoform X2, which gives rise to MLWGKPPRGWKKPSRRQVRHRAAMDAALIVLCSLLVPAAMADVGTQEKEEDPFNYDYQSLRIGGLVFAVVLFTVGILLILSELGSRARGRAGAAVGKGRVPVPLGHADGVSLLLQAGGAGAVLTRSPELRGMKRLRLRT